Proteins encoded together in one Salarias fasciatus chromosome 17, fSalaFa1.1, whole genome shotgun sequence window:
- the LOC115404357 gene encoding E3 ubiquitin-protein ligase TRIM39-like produces MSGRRKSSRSSRPKQNLADRRLAMASGGTLPEEQFLCSICLDVFTDPVSTPCGHNYCKACITGYWNCSGQIQCPICKQSFGSRPQLQVNTDFRDMVKLFKSMRVKAEGEIFVRPGEVPCDICVGPKLKAQKTCLVCLASYCEGHLDPHLRVASLRKHKLTEPVSNLEDRVCTKHDKMLELFCQPDQVCICFKCLKDDHVGHKAVPLEQAHREKAAQLQSATSGMKIMEEAKSNTVKEVKDSIQQSREESDSDISSINAFFAFLVDSLKCRQSELIGVIQEKQKEAETEAEGRVAQLEKELAKLRRRRSKMEQLLQTEDHLLLLQNWPSLHLPTHTEDLFSPAPQQLPDSSPQIYAGIVKKAVERMEKAITNEMELLLHEVRLSDSCEPEDATEGPMMADGFIQDLSKPEDKLAMIQQCHAVNVQMNAFTLSLGLALSEDGKRLGFHQNIWNYLAGLVCSLEQAPFVLATEGYSSGKFYYEVQVSGLDNFQVGVVNPTVSNKTCWIFALYTTLWECYSVFDSSRSETLFLRQKPERVGVFVDYENKEVSFYDVDARTLIYSFTGCNFTGASMLRSFLSSMVGGFLNPRQKLFPAFSIFGAARDSELVITPVAQTP; encoded by the coding sequence CGATGGCCTCAGGTGGCACCCTCCCTGAAGAACAGTTCCTGTGTTCAATCTGTCTGGATGTGTTCACTGATCCAGTCTCTACTCCCTGTGGTCACAACTACTGCAAGGCATGTATCACAGGGTACTGGAACTGCAGCGGCCAAATACAGTGTCCCATCTGTAAGCAAAGCTTCGGCAGTCGACCACAGCTCCAGGTCAACACTGACTTCAGGGATATGGTGAAGCTTTTTAAGAGCATGAGGGTGAAGGCGGAAGGTGAGATATTTGTCAGACCAGGAGAAGTGCCATGTGACATCTGCGTCGGACCAAAGCTCAAAGCCCAGAAGACGTGTCTGGTGTGTTTGGCTTCGTACTGCGAGGGTCACCTGGATCCTCATCTGCGGGTGGCAAGTCTCAGGAAGCACAAGCTGACTGAGCCCGTGTCAAACCTGGAGGACAGGGTGTGTACGAAGCACGACAAGATGCTGGAGCTCTTCTGTCAACCAGACCAGGTGTGCATTTGTTTCAAGTGTTTGAAAGACGACCATGTGGGTCATAAAGCTGTTCCACTCGAGCAAGCCCACAGGGAAAAGGCAGCACAGCTCCAGAGTGCAACGTCAGGGATGAAAATAATGGAAGAAGCTAAATCCAATACTGTTAAAGAAGTCAAAGACTCcatccagcagagcagagaggagtcaGACAGTGATATATCGAGCATCAATGCATTTTTCGCGTTTCTGGTGGACTCTCTGAAATGTAGGCAGTCAGAGCTGATTGGGGTGATCcaggagaagcagaaagaagcagagaCGGAAGCCGAAGGGCGAGTCGcacagctggagaaggaacttGCCAAGTTGAGGAGGAGAAGATCTAAAATGGAGCAGCTTTTACAAACAGAGGaccatctcctcctgctgcagaactGGCCATCCCTTCACCtacccacacacactgaggacctcTTCAGCCCTGCACCACAGCAACTTCCTGATAGCAGTCCTCAGATCTATGCGGGGATTGTGAAAAAAGCAGTGGAACGGATGGAAAAGGCTATCACTAATGAGATGGAGTTGCTCCTCCATGAGGTCAGGCTGTCTGATAGCTGTGAACCAGAAGATGCAACTGAAGGACCGATGATGGCTGATGGTTTCATTCAGGATTTGTCGAAACCTGAGGACAAGCTGGCGATGATTCAGCAGTGCCATGCAGTGAACGTGCAAATGAACGCGTTCACGCTGTCCCTTGGACTTGCGTTGTCTGAGGATGGGAAGCGGCTGGGTTTTCATCAAAACATATGGAATTACCTTGCTGGGCTCGTGTGTAGTCTTGAACAAGCCCCTTTTGTCCTGGCGACTGAGGGTTATTCTTCAGGCAAGTTCTACTATGAGGTTCAAGTCAGTGGCCTTGACAACTTTCAGGTGGGTGTGGTCAATCCGACCGTGTCAAACAAAACATGCTGGATCTTTGCACTGTACACCACCCTTTGGGAGTGCTATTCAGTTTTTGACTCATCTCGCTCAGAAACCCTGTTCCTGAGACAGAAACCGGAGAGAGTTGGAGTGTTTGTGGATTATGAAAACAAAGAGGTCTCCTTCTACGACGTGGATGCCAGGACTTTGATCTACTCCTTCACCGGATGCAATTTCACTGGCGCTTCAATGCTAAGGTCTTTTCTCAGTTCGATGGTTGGTGGTTTTTTAAATCCAAGACAAAAGCTCTTTCCTGCCTTTTCGATTTTTGGGGCTGCTCGTGACAGTGAACTAGTAATCACACCTGTAGCTCAAACACCCTGA